One segment of Nocardioides sp. QY071 DNA contains the following:
- a CDS encoding S16 family serine protease, translating into MSQRLIAACIAAPLVLILGGIALVVPLPYASYSPGPTYDILGKDADDAEVVQVDGHEAFYDKGQIRFTTVVASSYGQKLSLGEALSRWLDPDKAILPYDVVHPPETSQADEKAEGAVQMTTSQDVAKAVAMKEIGLQVPTAVQVAMVDEEGPAKDKLLVHDVFKEVDGEPVTDADQIVAAVRKHDDGSLVEFRILRDKRELTVRLKPEEIDGKPRVGVSLGLGYEFPFTVNLRVDPQVGGPSAGLMFSLAIYDTLTPGSMTGGATIAGTGELAPDGKVGPIGGIEQKIAGAEAAGAKLFFVPKDNCADVKGLHPDLRLVKATTMHEARLALDTWVGDHDAALPTC; encoded by the coding sequence ATGAGCCAGCGCCTGATCGCCGCGTGCATCGCGGCCCCGTTGGTGCTGATCCTGGGCGGCATCGCGCTCGTGGTGCCGCTGCCGTACGCGTCCTACAGCCCCGGGCCGACGTACGACATCCTCGGCAAGGACGCCGACGATGCGGAGGTCGTGCAGGTCGACGGTCACGAGGCCTTCTACGACAAGGGCCAGATCCGGTTCACGACGGTGGTCGCGTCGTCGTACGGCCAGAAGCTGTCGCTCGGTGAGGCGCTGTCGCGCTGGCTGGACCCGGACAAGGCGATCCTCCCGTACGACGTGGTGCACCCGCCGGAGACCTCGCAGGCCGACGAGAAGGCCGAGGGCGCGGTCCAGATGACGACGTCGCAGGACGTCGCGAAGGCCGTCGCGATGAAGGAGATCGGCCTCCAGGTCCCCACCGCGGTGCAGGTCGCGATGGTCGACGAGGAGGGCCCGGCCAAGGACAAGCTGCTCGTCCACGACGTCTTCAAGGAGGTCGACGGCGAGCCGGTCACCGACGCCGACCAGATCGTCGCCGCCGTGCGCAAGCACGACGACGGCTCGCTGGTGGAGTTCCGGATCCTGCGCGACAAGCGCGAGCTGACCGTGCGGCTCAAGCCCGAGGAGATCGACGGGAAGCCGCGGGTCGGCGTCTCGCTCGGCCTGGGCTACGAGTTCCCGTTCACCGTCAACCTGCGCGTCGACCCTCAGGTCGGCGGCCCGAGCGCGGGACTGATGTTCTCGCTCGCCATCTACGACACGCTCACGCCGGGGTCGATGACCGGTGGCGCGACCATCGCCGGCACCGGCGAGCTGGCCCCCGACGGCAAGGTCGGCCCGATCGGCGGCATCGAGCAGAAGATCGCCGGAGCCGAGGCGGCCGGCGCCAAGCTGTTCTTCGTGCCGAAGGACAACTGCGCCGACGTCAAGGGCCTCCACCCCGACCTGCGCCTGGTGAAGGCGACCACGATGCACGAGGCGCGCCTCGCGCTGGACACGTGGGTCGGCGACCACGACGCCGCCCTGCCGACCTGTTGA
- a CDS encoding molybdenum cofactor biosynthesis protein MoaE, whose product MPNPAVRLVAISDQPLSVTDVLDSLDDAASGGLVLFVGRVRDHDHGQGVTGLSYSAHPSALDRLRDVCDRIADAHDITALAAVHRVGDLDIGDLAVVVATTAGHRGSSFEASRALIDTLKAEVPIWKHQRFADGSDEWVGSP is encoded by the coding sequence ATGCCGAACCCCGCCGTGCGCCTCGTCGCCATCTCCGACCAGCCGCTGTCGGTGACCGACGTGCTCGACAGCCTCGACGACGCGGCGTCCGGTGGTCTGGTGCTCTTCGTCGGACGGGTCCGCGACCACGACCACGGGCAGGGCGTCACCGGCCTGTCGTACTCCGCGCACCCCTCCGCCCTCGACCGGCTGCGGGACGTGTGCGACCGGATCGCCGACGCGCACGACATCACCGCGCTCGCCGCCGTGCACCGGGTCGGTGACCTCGACATCGGAGACCTCGCCGTCGTCGTCGCCACCACGGCCGGGCACCGCGGCTCGTCGTTCGAGGCCAGCCGCGCGCTGATCGACACGCTCAAGGCCGAGGTGCCGATCTGGAAGCACCAGCGCTTCGCCGACGGGTCCGACGAGTGGGTGGGGAGTCCGTAG
- a CDS encoding zinc-dependent metalloprotease: protein MTDNPGDDQPNPFKGTPFEQIFGALGGAFPGGPGGGMAFFQQLQSLMQPHDGPLNWNAANDMARKAVAQEPDPSPTQRDRDRVADAVRLADHWLDTATGFPSGIGTTAAWSRAEWLVETQPVWQVLVEPVAARSVTGLSSGLPEEMKAAAGPLVGIIGQAVGGMMAMQIGQGLGALAGEVLTASDIGLPLGAPGKAALVMTNVRAFAEGLDVTEDDVVLYLALREAAHQRLFAHVPWLREHLIGAVTDYARGLEINAQQIQDRVQEQLRGIDPTNLEAMQGLLEGGMFDPPQTEAQTAALSRLEIALALVEGWVDEVVGQATAERMPAAAKLREAVRRRRAAGGPAEQTFAALVGLELRPRRLRDASTLWGGLRTRSGQEARDGVWMHPDLLPTAADLDDPLSFRDEATRPEALSEDEFDAELRKLLDGPDTPGTPGTPDTPDSPTE, encoded by the coding sequence ATGACCGACAACCCGGGCGACGACCAGCCGAACCCGTTCAAGGGCACGCCGTTCGAGCAGATCTTCGGCGCCCTCGGCGGAGCCTTCCCCGGTGGCCCCGGCGGCGGGATGGCCTTCTTCCAGCAGCTGCAGTCGCTGATGCAGCCGCACGACGGCCCGCTGAACTGGAATGCCGCCAACGACATGGCCCGCAAGGCCGTCGCCCAGGAGCCGGACCCGTCCCCCACCCAGCGCGACCGGGACCGCGTCGCCGACGCCGTCCGGCTCGCCGACCACTGGCTCGACACCGCCACCGGCTTCCCCTCCGGCATCGGTACGACGGCCGCCTGGAGCCGCGCCGAATGGCTGGTCGAGACCCAGCCGGTGTGGCAGGTGCTCGTCGAGCCCGTGGCGGCGCGCTCCGTGACGGGCCTGTCCAGCGGCCTGCCGGAGGAGATGAAGGCCGCGGCCGGTCCGCTGGTCGGCATCATCGGCCAGGCCGTCGGCGGGATGATGGCGATGCAGATCGGGCAGGGCCTCGGCGCCCTGGCCGGTGAGGTGCTCACCGCCTCCGACATCGGGCTCCCCCTCGGCGCCCCCGGCAAGGCGGCGCTGGTGATGACCAACGTCCGCGCCTTCGCCGAGGGCCTCGACGTCACGGAGGACGACGTCGTCCTCTACCTCGCGCTGCGCGAGGCCGCCCACCAGCGGCTGTTCGCCCACGTGCCGTGGCTGCGCGAGCACCTCATCGGCGCGGTGACCGACTACGCCCGCGGCCTGGAGATCAACGCCCAGCAGATCCAGGACCGGGTCCAGGAGCAGCTGCGCGGCATCGACCCGACGAACCTCGAGGCGATGCAGGGCCTGCTCGAGGGCGGCATGTTCGACCCGCCGCAGACCGAGGCGCAGACCGCCGCGCTGTCCCGCCTCGAGATCGCGCTGGCCCTGGTCGAGGGCTGGGTCGACGAGGTGGTCGGCCAGGCCACGGCCGAGCGGATGCCCGCCGCGGCCAAGCTGCGCGAGGCGGTCCGCCGCCGCCGGGCCGCCGGTGGCCCGGCCGAGCAGACCTTCGCCGCGCTCGTCGGTCTCGAGCTGCGCCCGCGCCGGCTGCGCGACGCGTCCACCCTGTGGGGCGGGCTGCGCACCCGCTCGGGCCAGGAGGCCCGCGACGGCGTGTGGATGCACCCCGACCTGCTGCCCACCGCCGCCGACCTCGACGACCCGCTGTCCTTCCGCGACGAGGCCACCCGGCCGGAGGCGCTCAGCGAGGACGAGTTCGACGCCGAGCTGCGCAAGCTGCTCGACGGCCCCGACACGCCCGGCACGCCCGGCACGCCCGACACCCCCGACAGCCCGACCGAGTGA
- a CDS encoding NUDIX domain-containing protein, which translates to MTLHADALGVLTSWRAPDAVEEALRGRYVEHLTARPDGMRRASYPDHITAGTLVIDATGERVLLNLHRKAGRWFHFGGHCEDDDATLAAVALREAHEESGLRELAFHPEPVQLDLHTVPFCGERGDVNHLDVRYVAAAPVDATAVVSDESLAVRWWPLDGLPELEPAMHALIARARAILV; encoded by the coding sequence GTGACCCTCCACGCGGACGCCTTGGGCGTCCTGACGAGCTGGCGCGCGCCCGACGCCGTCGAAGAGGCCCTCCGCGGGCGGTACGTCGAGCACCTGACCGCGAGGCCCGACGGGATGCGGCGCGCGTCGTACCCCGACCACATCACCGCCGGCACCCTCGTCATCGACGCCACCGGGGAGCGGGTGCTGCTCAACCTGCACCGCAAGGCGGGGCGCTGGTTCCACTTCGGCGGGCACTGCGAGGACGACGACGCCACCCTCGCCGCCGTCGCGCTGCGCGAGGCGCACGAGGAGAGCGGGCTGCGCGAGCTGGCCTTCCACCCGGAGCCGGTCCAGCTCGACCTGCACACCGTGCCCTTCTGCGGCGAGCGCGGCGACGTCAACCACCTCGACGTGCGCTACGTCGCCGCCGCGCCGGTGGACGCGACGGCGGTGGTGAGCGACGAGTCACTCGCCGTGCGCTGGTGGCCCCTCGACGGTCTGCCCGAGCTCGAGCCGGCCATGCACGCCCTCATCGCCCGGGCCCGCGCGATCCTCGTCTGA
- a CDS encoding M48 family metallopeptidase, translating to MPTPRVEVRRSQRRRRTVTAYREGETIVVLMPDNLSGTEERAWVSKMVARVQRKELRAATPRRWDDEDLKQRAQELSDEYLGGIAVPESIRWVGNQRARWGSCTPKDRTIRLSERLQRMPEWVIDYVIVHELAHLIEPHHDERFWGWVAHYPAAEKAKGYLAGWSDAARIDRPPSEQVVPGEDVD from the coding sequence ATGCCCACCCCGCGCGTGGAGGTACGACGGTCGCAGCGCCGCCGCCGTACGGTCACGGCGTATCGCGAGGGCGAGACGATCGTGGTGCTCATGCCCGACAACCTCTCGGGCACCGAGGAGCGCGCCTGGGTCTCGAAGATGGTCGCCCGGGTGCAGCGCAAGGAGCTGCGCGCCGCCACGCCGCGGCGTTGGGACGACGAGGACCTCAAGCAGCGCGCCCAGGAGCTGAGCGACGAGTACCTCGGCGGCATCGCCGTGCCCGAGTCGATCCGCTGGGTCGGTAACCAGCGCGCCCGCTGGGGCTCGTGCACGCCCAAGGACCGCACCATCCGGCTCTCCGAGCGCCTGCAGCGGATGCCGGAGTGGGTCATCGACTACGTGATCGTCCACGAGCTCGCGCACCTCATCGAGCCGCACCACGACGAGAGGTTCTGGGGGTGGGTCGCGCACTACCCGGCGGCCGAGAAGGCGAAGGGCTATCTCGCCGGCTGGTCCGACGCCGCCCGGATCGACCGGCCGCCGTCCGAGCAGGTCGTGCCGGGCGAGGACGTCGACTGA
- a CDS encoding PHP domain-containing protein: MNEQEYDGTPVAALRRIAFLLERGRADSYKVKAYRGAAAAILPLDPDDVAARAAAGTLTDLPGVGASTARVIAQAATGRVPDKLAEVEEQYGGPLTSEGAGTGLRALLRGDLHSHSDWSDGGSPIEEMAMTAIEVGHDYLVLTDHSPRLKVARGLSAERLTRQLAVVEAVNEHLAGAGFRLLKGIEVDILDDGALDQSEEMLARLDVRVASVHSKLAMDPEPLTRRMVAAVRNPFTNVLGHCTGRLVTGSRGTRPESRFDARAVFEACAEEGVAVEINSRPERRDPPTRLLELARDIGCVFSIDSDAHAPGQLDYPLLGCERAEAAGIDADRIVNTWPVQRLLEWARPR; the protein is encoded by the coding sequence GTGAACGAGCAGGAGTACGACGGCACGCCGGTGGCGGCGCTGCGCCGGATCGCGTTCCTCCTGGAACGGGGCCGGGCGGACAGCTACAAGGTCAAGGCCTACCGCGGTGCGGCGGCCGCGATCCTGCCCCTGGACCCCGACGACGTCGCCGCCCGGGCGGCGGCGGGGACGCTCACCGACCTGCCCGGCGTCGGCGCCAGCACCGCGCGGGTGATCGCCCAGGCGGCGACCGGCCGCGTGCCGGACAAGCTCGCCGAGGTCGAGGAGCAGTACGGCGGCCCGCTGACCAGCGAGGGCGCCGGGACCGGCCTGCGGGCGTTGTTGCGGGGCGACCTGCACTCCCACTCCGACTGGTCCGACGGCGGTTCGCCGATCGAGGAGATGGCGATGACCGCGATCGAGGTGGGCCACGACTATCTCGTGCTCACCGACCACTCGCCGCGCCTCAAGGTGGCCCGCGGGCTCTCGGCGGAGCGGCTGACCCGGCAGCTGGCCGTGGTCGAAGCGGTCAACGAGCACCTCGCCGGTGCCGGGTTCCGCCTGCTCAAGGGGATCGAGGTCGACATCCTCGACGACGGCGCGCTCGACCAGAGTGAAGAGATGCTCGCCCGCCTCGACGTCCGGGTCGCCAGCGTCCACTCCAAGCTCGCGATGGACCCCGAGCCGCTGACCCGGCGCATGGTGGCCGCGGTGCGCAACCCGTTCACCAACGTGCTCGGCCACTGCACCGGCCGGCTGGTGACCGGCAGCCGCGGCACTCGCCCCGAGTCGCGCTTCGACGCCCGCGCGGTGTTCGAGGCGTGCGCCGAGGAGGGCGTGGCCGTCGAGATCAACTCCCGCCCGGAGCGCCGCGACCCGCCGACCCGGCTGCTGGAGCTGGCCCGTGACATCGGCTGCGTGTTCTCCATCGACAGCGACGCCCACGCCCCGGGCCAGCTCGACTACCCGCTGCTCGGCTGCGAGCGCGCCGAGGCCGCCGGCATCGACGCGGACCGGATCGTCAACACGTGGCCCGTGCAGCGCTTGCTCGAGTGGGCAAGGCCCAGATGA
- a CDS encoding enoyl-CoA hydratase/isomerase family protein, which produces MSESAVNRPTPPSLTHLRLERPSEGVALLVLDQPELRNAMSDEMTESWVRAVDHLAGDPTVRVVVVTGEGKGFCSGGNLSWLASEPDATVDDLRARMLPFYRAWLSIRRLEVPTVAAINGAAIGAGLCLALACDLRYAARGARMGVPFTKLGIHPGMAGTYLLPDVVGSAAARDLFLTGRLVDADEALGLGLVSRVWEPAEFRDGVLGAAADIAAAAPIATRLTKRALQHGHASIDTALEWEGLAQPVTLATADLLEGIRAAQEKRPPVFTGH; this is translated from the coding sequence ATGTCTGAATCCGCTGTGAACCGGCCCACGCCGCCGTCCCTGACGCATCTGCGCCTCGAACGGCCCTCCGAGGGGGTCGCACTGCTGGTCCTGGACCAGCCCGAGCTGCGCAACGCGATGAGCGACGAGATGACCGAGTCCTGGGTCCGGGCGGTCGACCACCTGGCCGGCGACCCCACCGTGCGAGTGGTCGTGGTGACCGGCGAGGGCAAGGGGTTCTGCTCCGGCGGCAACCTGTCGTGGCTGGCGTCCGAGCCGGACGCGACCGTCGACGACCTGCGTGCCCGGATGCTGCCGTTCTACCGCGCCTGGCTCTCGATCCGGCGCCTGGAGGTGCCGACGGTCGCCGCGATCAACGGCGCGGCGATCGGTGCGGGGCTCTGCCTGGCGCTGGCCTGCGACCTGCGGTACGCCGCCCGCGGGGCCCGGATGGGTGTGCCGTTCACGAAGCTGGGGATCCACCCGGGGATGGCCGGGACCTACCTGCTGCCCGACGTGGTCGGCTCCGCCGCCGCCCGCGACCTGTTCCTGACGGGTCGGCTCGTGGACGCCGACGAGGCGCTCGGGCTCGGCCTGGTCTCCCGGGTCTGGGAGCCGGCGGAGTTCCGCGACGGCGTGCTGGGGGCGGCGGCCGACATCGCGGCAGCGGCACCGATCGCCACCCGGCTCACCAAGCGGGCCCTGCAGCACGGGCACGCGAGCATCGACACCGCGCTGGAGTGGGAGGGCCTGGCCCAGCCGGTCACGCTGGCCACCGCGGACCTGCTCGAGGGGATCCGGGCCGCCCAGGAGAAGCGGCCGCCGGTCTTCACCGGGCACTGA
- a CDS encoding DUF5679 domain-containing protein, protein MAETWSGEFYCVKCKEKREAEGEVKVNDKGTRMAKAVCPVCGTNLNRILGKA, encoded by the coding sequence ATGGCGGAGACCTGGAGCGGTGAGTTCTACTGCGTCAAGTGCAAGGAGAAGCGCGAGGCCGAGGGCGAGGTCAAGGTGAACGACAAGGGCACCCGGATGGCCAAGGCCGTCTGCCCCGTCTGCGGCACCAACCTCAACCGCATCCTCGGCAAGGCCTGA
- a CDS encoding WhiB family transcriptional regulator produces the protein MTTSVLEPTLDELLPCRLNDAELWFAESPSDVEAAKALCLDCPVQSMCLSGALERREPWGVWGGELFLAGVVIPRKRPRGRPRKDAAA, from the coding sequence ATGACGACCAGTGTTCTCGAGCCGACGCTGGACGAGCTGCTGCCGTGCCGGCTGAACGACGCGGAGCTGTGGTTCGCAGAGTCCCCGTCGGACGTCGAGGCCGCGAAGGCGCTGTGCCTGGACTGCCCGGTCCAGAGCATGTGCCTGTCCGGCGCCCTGGAGCGGCGCGAGCCGTGGGGCGTCTGGGGCGGCGAGCTGTTCCTGGCCGGCGTGGTGATCCCGCGCAAGCGGCCCCGGGGCCGCCCGCGCAAGGACGCCGCGGCGTAG
- a CDS encoding ATP-dependent DNA helicase UvrD2 gives MSESIERLLSALDPEQRQVAETLRGPVRVLAGAGTGKTRAITHRIAHGVMSRVYAPTEVLAVTFTTRAAGELRQRLRQLGAPGVQARTFHSAALRQLRYFWPHVHGTELPTLTESKIPMLAAACRHLGMRAEQALLRDLASEIEWAKVSNVGADDYPRIAPAKGRSVSDQTPEAIGRVIDAYELVKRDQGRMDMEDVLLLTAGVLASDERVAAQVRRQYKWFVVDEFQDVSPLQSALLDLWLGGRDELCVVGDPAQTIYSFAGADADYLRDFPKRYPGTTSIELVRNYRSTPQVVETANTLLAGTPSAGVDLRSQQKPGSAVRFQGEPDEVAEARSVADRILRLQRAGTPYGEMAVLFRINAQSETFEDALADRGIPYIVRGAARFFERREVLEAVTRLRGAARSGESDDSPWLDVVKDVLGAMGWTAEPPTSRGQVRDRWESFQALADQAEEFATERGIEASIAAFVEELDRRASEQHAPSADGVTLATFHAAKGLEWDAVFCCGVQDGTVPIVYAEQGGARPDAVEEERRLLYVGVTRARRDLMVSWAAARNPGQAPRRQPSRFIVPMLPASQQPQQSRGRTKVARCRDCLQPLTTAAEKKRGRCAHHPVRYDEALFDRLKAWRLETAREAGEDGKPLPAYVVFTDATLELIAEHKPASMAALAKVNGVGPSKIERYGDAVLALVADGG, from the coding sequence ATGTCCGAGTCCATCGAACGGCTCCTCTCCGCGCTCGACCCGGAGCAGCGGCAGGTCGCGGAGACGCTGCGGGGGCCGGTGCGGGTGCTGGCCGGTGCCGGGACGGGCAAGACGAGGGCGATCACCCACCGCATCGCGCACGGCGTGATGTCCAGGGTCTACGCGCCGACGGAGGTCCTGGCGGTCACCTTCACCACCCGCGCCGCCGGTGAGCTGCGCCAGCGGCTGCGACAGCTGGGGGCGCCGGGCGTGCAGGCGCGGACCTTCCACAGCGCGGCGCTGCGCCAGCTGCGCTACTTCTGGCCCCACGTCCACGGCACCGAGCTGCCGACGCTGACCGAGTCGAAGATCCCGATGCTCGCCGCCGCCTGCCGCCACCTCGGGATGCGGGCCGAGCAGGCCCTGCTGCGCGACCTCGCCTCCGAGATCGAGTGGGCCAAGGTCAGCAACGTCGGGGCCGACGACTACCCGCGGATCGCGCCGGCCAAGGGCCGCTCGGTCTCCGACCAGACGCCCGAGGCGATCGGCCGCGTGATCGACGCCTACGAGCTGGTCAAGCGCGACCAGGGGCGGATGGACATGGAGGACGTGCTGCTGCTGACCGCGGGCGTGCTGGCCTCCGACGAGCGGGTCGCGGCGCAGGTGCGGCGGCAGTACAAGTGGTTCGTCGTCGACGAGTTCCAGGACGTCTCGCCGCTCCAGTCGGCGCTGCTCGACCTGTGGCTCGGCGGGCGCGACGAGCTGTGCGTGGTCGGCGACCCGGCGCAGACGATCTACAGCTTCGCCGGGGCCGACGCCGACTACCTGCGCGACTTCCCGAAGCGCTACCCGGGCACCACCTCGATCGAGCTGGTGCGCAACTACCGCTCGACGCCGCAGGTGGTCGAGACCGCCAACACCCTGCTCGCGGGCACGCCCAGTGCCGGCGTCGACCTGCGCTCGCAGCAGAAGCCGGGCTCGGCGGTGCGCTTCCAGGGGGAGCCCGACGAGGTGGCCGAGGCGCGCAGCGTCGCCGACCGGATCCTGCGGCTGCAGCGCGCCGGGACGCCGTACGGCGAGATGGCGGTCCTGTTCCGCATCAACGCCCAGTCCGAGACCTTCGAGGACGCGCTGGCCGACCGCGGGATCCCCTACATCGTGCGCGGCGCGGCGCGGTTCTTCGAGCGGCGCGAGGTGCTCGAGGCGGTGACCCGGCTGCGGGGAGCCGCTCGCTCGGGCGAGAGCGACGACAGCCCGTGGCTCGACGTGGTCAAGGACGTCCTGGGTGCGATGGGCTGGACGGCCGAGCCGCCGACCTCGCGCGGCCAGGTCCGTGACCGCTGGGAGTCCTTCCAGGCGCTGGCCGACCAGGCCGAGGAGTTCGCCACGGAGCGTGGCATCGAGGCGTCGATCGCCGCCTTCGTCGAGGAGCTCGACCGGCGCGCGAGCGAGCAGCACGCGCCGAGTGCCGACGGCGTGACCCTGGCGACCTTCCACGCCGCCAAGGGCCTGGAGTGGGATGCCGTGTTCTGCTGTGGCGTCCAGGACGGCACCGTGCCGATCGTGTACGCCGAGCAGGGCGGCGCGCGCCCCGACGCGGTCGAGGAGGAGCGGCGCCTGCTCTACGTCGGCGTGACCCGCGCCCGCCGCGACCTGATGGTGTCGTGGGCGGCCGCCCGCAACCCGGGGCAGGCGCCGCGCCGCCAGCCGTCGCGGTTCATCGTGCCGATGCTGCCGGCGAGCCAGCAGCCGCAGCAGTCCCGTGGCCGCACCAAGGTCGCCCGCTGCCGCGACTGCCTCCAGCCGCTGACCACGGCGGCGGAGAAGAAGCGCGGGCGCTGCGCGCACCACCCGGTCCGCTACGACGAGGCGCTGTTCGACAGGCTCAAGGCGTGGCGCCTGGAGACCGCGCGGGAGGCCGGCGAGGACGGCAAGCCGCTGCCCGCGTACGTCGTGTTCACCGACGCCACCCTCGAGCTGATCGCCGAGCACAAGCCGGCCTCGATGGCCGCGCTGGCGAAGGTCAACGGGGTGGGCCCGAGCAAGATCGAGCGCTACGGCGATGCGGTGCTCGCGCTGGTCGCCGACGGGGGCTGA
- a CDS encoding mycoredoxin: MTFTMYTTPWCGYCHRLKSQLDREGISYEIVDIEQQPEAAAIVESANNGNQTVPTLVYTDGSAQTNPSVAQVKAKLEALSA, from the coding sequence ATGACCTTCACGATGTACACGACCCCCTGGTGCGGCTACTGCCACCGCCTCAAGAGCCAGCTGGACCGCGAGGGCATCTCCTACGAGATCGTCGACATCGAGCAGCAGCCGGAGGCCGCCGCGATCGTCGAGTCCGCCAACAACGGCAACCAGACGGTTCCCACGCTCGTCTACACCGACGGCTCCGCGCAGACCAACCCCAGCGTCGCGCAGGTCAAGGCCAAGCTCGAGGCGCTCAGCGCCTGA
- the nudC gene encoding NAD(+) diphosphatase, producing the protein MTFPHESLAADPHDRLGLLRTDDAWLDERWSDPAGRVLVIAGTRVRPGREGLEWVSTADAPDGVRVLLGERDGVTWWAAIVPGEVAKAEPERWLPLRGLLPFLDGDRVRQAPLVFHAVGLAEWHWAHRFCPRCGGSLLPRAAGHELVCADCGKPQFPRSDPAVIMLISAGEPGSPDERALLGRNHNWPAGRFSTLAGFCEPGESLEDAVRREVLEETGVVVGEVSYFGNQPWPLPSSLMVGFHGRAVSEQIRLEDADVEDARWFTRAEMLQQTEAGTLVLPGSGVSISRSLVEDWYGGALPGSW; encoded by the coding sequence GTGACGTTCCCGCACGAGTCCCTGGCCGCCGATCCGCACGACCGACTTGGCCTGCTCCGCACGGACGACGCGTGGCTCGACGAGCGCTGGTCCGACCCGGCGGGTCGGGTGCTGGTGATCGCCGGGACCCGGGTCAGGCCCGGGCGCGAGGGGCTGGAGTGGGTGTCGACGGCGGACGCGCCGGACGGGGTACGTGTGCTGCTCGGGGAGCGGGACGGCGTGACCTGGTGGGCGGCGATCGTTCCGGGCGAGGTGGCGAAGGCCGAGCCGGAGCGCTGGCTGCCGCTGCGCGGACTGCTGCCGTTCCTCGACGGCGACCGGGTCCGCCAGGCGCCGCTGGTGTTCCACGCCGTCGGCCTGGCGGAGTGGCACTGGGCGCACCGGTTCTGCCCGCGTTGCGGCGGGAGCCTGCTGCCGCGCGCCGCGGGGCACGAGCTGGTGTGCGCCGACTGCGGCAAGCCGCAGTTCCCGCGCTCCGACCCGGCGGTGATCATGCTGATCTCGGCCGGCGAGCCGGGCTCGCCCGACGAGCGCGCCCTGCTCGGGCGCAACCACAACTGGCCCGCGGGACGCTTCTCGACCCTGGCCGGGTTCTGCGAGCCGGGGGAGTCGCTGGAGGACGCGGTACGCCGCGAGGTGCTCGAGGAGACCGGCGTCGTGGTGGGAGAGGTCAGCTACTTCGGCAACCAGCCGTGGCCGCTGCCGTCGAGCCTGATGGTGGGCTTCCACGGCCGGGCCGTGTCGGAGCAGATCCGGCTCGAGGATGCCGACGTCGAGGACGCGCGCTGGTTCACCCGCGCCGAGATGCTGCAGCAGACCGAGGCGGGCACCCTGGTGCTGCCGGGCAGCGGCGTCTCGATCAGCCGCTCGCTGGTCGAGGACTGGTACGGCGGGGCGCTGCCCGGCAGCTGGTGA
- a CDS encoding OsmC family protein, giving the protein MDASTLRAAQAPLKDRYRSEPATAHTATAAAGDYRDPDVTATVDGFAGPVRAGLHPATGGDGSDACSADLLLQAVLACAGVTLRAVATAMDVEIRSARLRADGWWDARGTLGIDREAPVGIQDVVLTLAVDTDADDATLGRLATATERYCVVGRSLAQPPEIRVVRA; this is encoded by the coding sequence ATGGACGCCAGCACCCTCCGAGCCGCGCAGGCACCGCTCAAGGACCGCTACCGCTCCGAGCCGGCCACGGCTCACACGGCCACCGCCGCGGCCGGCGACTACCGCGACCCGGACGTCACCGCCACCGTCGACGGCTTCGCCGGACCGGTCCGAGCCGGGCTGCACCCGGCCACCGGTGGCGACGGCAGCGACGCCTGCTCGGCCGACCTCCTGCTCCAGGCGGTGCTCGCGTGCGCAGGGGTCACCCTGCGCGCCGTCGCCACCGCCATGGACGTCGAGATCCGCTCCGCCCGGCTGCGCGCCGACGGTTGGTGGGACGCCCGCGGCACCCTCGGCATCGACCGCGAGGCACCCGTCGGGATCCAGGACGTCGTGCTCACCCTCGCCGTCGACACCGACGCGGACGACGCCACGCTGGGCCGCCTCGCGACCGCGACCGAGCGCTACTGCGTCGTGGGCCGCAGCCTCGCCCAGCCGCCCGAGATCCGGGTCGTGCGCGCCTGA